In Acidobacteriota bacterium, the sequence TTCAGGAGTCGATCCAGGAATTCGTACATGCGAGTGCCACGCAAGGTGACGCGACACCCGATCGGCATTCCTTCACGAAGCTTGAAGTTGGAGATGGACTTGCGCGCCTTCGTCACCGCCGGGCGTTGACCGGCGATCGTCGACAACTCGTCCACGGCCTGATCCAGCAACTTGCTGTCCTGAATTGCATCGCCCACACCCATATTGATCACGACCTTCGCGATCTTTGGGATGGCCATCGAGGAGCTGTAGCCGAACTGGCTTTTCAGAGCCGGTGCGACATCCTCCGCATATTTTTCGATCAACCTTGCCATCTCGTCCCTCTCTCTGCTGCTACTTGTCGAGGATGGTGCCGCTGGCCCTGGTCATGCGCACGCGACGTCCGTCTTCTAGTGTTTTCGTACCGATCCGTGTGCCCCGCTTCGTCTCGGGGTCCAACAACATGACATTGGAGATATGGATCGGTCCTTCACTCTCGATAACCCCGCCCTTGATATTGCGTTGCGGGTTTGGTTTCGTGTGACGCTTGACCAGGTTCACACCCTCTACCAGGAGCATTCTCCGCTTGGGGTAGACCTGAAGCACACGACGTGGGGTAGTTCGATCACGGTACTTCCCCGTAATGATAACCACACGATCTTCTTTCTTGATTCGAATCTTATTCATTACAGAACCTCGGGAGCCAGCGACACGATCTTCATGAATTTCTTGTCGCGCAATTCGCGAGCGACCGGACCGAAAACGCGGGTACCGATCGGCTCCTTGGCGTCATTGATCAGGACCGCGGCGTTCTGGTCGAAACGGATATACGAACCGTCACGACGACGCTGCGGGCTCTTCGTACGGACGATGACGGCCTTGACGACCTGCCCCTTCTTGGCGTTGCCGTCGGGCGTCGCTTCCTTGACGGATGCGGTGATGATGTCACCCACCGACGCGTACTTGCCTCGCGAGCCGCCGGCAAGATTGATACACGCAATCTTCTTGGCGCCCGAGTTATCGGCGACCTGCAGCACACTTTGCATTTGAATCATGGTCTACTCTCCGCTCTTCCGATAACTCGGTTACTCGGTTGTTCCGGCGCCCGCGTCGCCACTTGCGGTCACCGCGGCACGAACGATTCGCTGTACACGCCACCGCTTGTGAGCGGACAACGGTCGCGATTCAACGATTTCTACGGTGTCGCCGATCTTGCACTGATTGGCTTCATCGTGAGCCATGAATTTCGTCGTTTTGCGAATGTAACGACGATAGCGTCGATGAACGACGGTGCGATCGACACGAACGACGACGGTCTTGTCCATCTTGTCCGATGCGACAATACCGACCTTCGTAACCCGCCGGCGCGTATTAGTGCTCTCGGGCTGACTGTTTTCGCTCACGATTCGCTTCCTCTCGTTGCCGCCAGTTCCTGCTGTCGACGAACCGTCAACACGCGGGCGAGCTCTTTGCGTGATCGACGCACGCGTTGAGGGTCCTGCAACTGCCCGGTTGTGAGCTGGATGCGAAGCTTCCAGATCTCTTCCCGTAGCGACATCTCTTCCTTGCTGAGTTCCTCGGGACTCATTTCCCCGAGTTTTTCAAGATTCGTTGCCATCACCTACTCCAATATTCCCTGGTCCAACTGCCGTCAGGGCAGACGCTTGACGAACTTCGTCCGAAACGGCAGCTTGTGCGCCGCCAGACGCATCGCCTCTTTGGCGATATCCTCGGCGACACCCTCCATCTCGAAGAGGATGCGACCTGGCTTGATCACGGCGACCCACGCCTCCGGTGCGCCCTTACCCTTACCCATTCGAACTTCTGTCGGCTTCTTCGTGATCGGCTTGTCGGGGAAGACCCGAATCCAGATCTTTCCGCCACGCTTCACACTTCGAGTCATCGCAACACGACCCGCCTCGATCTGTCGGGACGTCAGCCAGCCGTTGTCCAGAGCCTTCAAGCCATACTCACCGAAGCTGACGGTGCAGCCGGTTTGCGCGTTTCCGCGCCGGCGTCCCCGCTGCTGCTTTCGGTGCTTGACCTTGCTTGGCATTAACATGATTGCACTCCGTCTCTACGACTTTCCACGATTCTCAGTGTCTTCACGACGTCCTAGCGGGCCGCAGTCTTGGCGATCTGAATCTCGCGGGATTCACCGCGATAGATCCAGACCTTGATTCCGATAATTCCGTACGTCGTCTTCGCTTCGGCAAAACCGTAACCGACGTCCGCACGAAGCGTGTGCAAGGGCAACTGACCTTCCAGGTACCACTCGGATCGAGCGATCTCGGCTCCACCCAGACGGCCGCTGACGCGGACCTTGACACCCTTGGCACCGAAACGCAGCGCGGACTCGACGGCCTTGCGCATGGCCCGTCGGAATGCGACGCGACGAATGAGCTGCGTGCCGATCGCCTCGGCGACGAGCTGCGGATCGACCTCCGGCTTGTCGATCTCGAGGATGTTGATGAACACCTCGCGATTGGTCCGCTTGCGGATCTCTTCTTTCAGTCGATCAACTTCCGCGCCTTTTCGGCCGATGATGATTCCCGGTCGAGAGGTGTGGATGTTGACGCGCAGCTTGTTGGCGGCGCGCTCGATCTCGATCTGCGAGACTCCGGCGTGGCCAAGCTGCTTCTTGAGGTCATCACGAAGCTTCAGGTCCTCGTGCAGGAGCTCCGAGTACTTTTTCTCGGAGTACCAGCGCGATCGCCAGGTCTTGTTGATGCCGATTCGAAAACCGTACGGATTTACTTTTTGACCCACGACCTAACCTCCCGAAACAGCGCTATCGTCTGAAGCGTCATTCTTCTTGCCACCGATGATGTCGAGATCAAACGTGATGTGACAGGCACGTTTGATGATCGGGAAGATGCGTCCCATCGCGACGTGGCGAGATCGGCGCATCGGAGGCGCCTCGTTCACCAGGGCACGTGAGATTCTCAACTCATCGACATCGACGTTGGGGTCCGCCTGCTGGGCGTTTGCCACCGCAGACTTCAAGAGCTTCTCTAGGTCCCGCGCCACCAACTTGGGTGAGAAGTGCAGGATGTTGAGGGCCTCCCCGACATTCTTTCCACGAACCTGGTCGACAACTCCACGCGTCTTCTGCGCGGAGACTCCCAGGTATTTTCTTTTTGCCGTCGCGATCACGGTCTACCTCCGAACCTACCGACTCGAGGTCCCGCCGCGACCGGCGTGACCTTTAAAGGTGCGGGTGGGCGCGAATTCGCCCAACTTGTGCCCGACCATATTCTCTGTGATGTAAACCGGAATAAACTTCTTCCCGTTGTGTACGGCGATGGTGAGCGACACCATCTCCGGTGTAATCGTCGAGCGGCGCGACCAGGTCTTGAGAACCTTGTGATCGTTCTTCTTGGTCTGCTCTTCGACCGCTTTCTCGAGCGAACGATCGATGAACGGACCCTTTGAAACGGAACGTGTCATGGCGAAGCCCTTCCTCTCGACTACTTGCGACCGCGGCGGCGAACGATCATGTCGTCCGTGCGCGGGTTGTTACGAGTTTTCTTGCCCTTGGTCGGGACACCCCAGGGACTTACCGGATGTCGGCCTCCGGAGGTTCGGCCTTCACCACCACCGTGGGGATGATCGACAGGGTTCATGACCACGCCGCGGACCGTCGGACGGCGACCCAGCCAGCGACTGCGACCCGCTTTACCGATGGATGCGTTCTCGTGGTCCAGGTTCCCTACCTGCCCGATGGTTGCGTAGCACTCCGCCAGGATCTTCCGCATCTCGCCCGAGGGCATGCGCAAGAGAGCGTGACGACCTTCCTTTGCGATCAACTGCGCCGAGGTACCGGCGGAACGGCAGAGTTGGCCGCCCTTACCGGGGCGCATCTCGATATTGTGGAGGGGCGTACCTAACGGGATCGCCTTCATCGGCAGGCAGTTGCCCGGCTGGATATCGGCTTCCGGCGAGGAAAGGATCGTCGTGCCGACGGCCAGGCCGTTCGGCGACAGGATGTAGCGTCGCTCGCCATCCGCATAGCAGACGAGGGCGATATCGGCGGATCGGTTGGGATCGTACTCGACGGTCTCGACCTTCCCGGGAATTCCGATCTTGTCTCGGCGAAAATCGATGACACGGTAGCGGCGCTTGTGCCCACCACCTTGATGTCGTACCGAGATCTGCCCCTTGTTGTTGCGGCCGGCCTTCTTGGTCAGCTTCCGCAGCAACGGCTTGTGGGGCTCGTTCTTACCCGATGAGTCGCGCACCATTCGAGTCATGTGCCGACGCCCAGGACTCGTGGGTTTATATTTCTTGATGGCCATCAAATACCTCGGTCTATCGACCTATCAACCGGCGTCGAAGAATTCGATTTCGCCTGAGTCCGGTGTCAGCTGGACCCAGGCCTTCTTCCAGTTCGGGCGTGAGCCCAGGAACCGGCCCATTCGTTTTGTCTTTCCAAGCACTCGCGCAGTCCGAACCGTCGCTACCTTGACGTTGTCCTTCACAAACAGCTTCTCGATCGCTGCGGCGATTTCGAGCTTGTTGGCGTTGGGGTGCACACGGAAGCAATACGTGCCGTTCTTCTCCCGGAGAATCGTCGATTTCTCCGTGATCAGCGGCTGACGTACGATCGAGAATTCGTTCTTCATCGCGCCAGTACCTCCGCCATTGTCTGAAACGCCGACTCCGAGATCACGATGTGGTCGTGATTCAATAGATCGACGATGCTGACGCCCAACGCCCGCGCCGACGTCAGTCGGGGGTTGTTGCGAGTCGCCAGCTCGAGATTGCGCTCGGCGTCGCGGGCAACGAGCAGCGTCTTGCCCTCAAGGCCAAGACCCGTGACGGCCTTCTCCAGGGCGCCGGTCTGATGACTGGCGAGCTCGAGGGACTCGAGGCAAATGATTTTTCCCTGCCGCAGATTCTCGGCCAGCGCCGAGCGCAGCGCGTTGCGACGCATCTTGCGTGGCATCGACCACGAGTAGTCCCGCGGCTGAGGACCGTGCACGACGCCGCCGTGACGCCACAGCGGCGAACGGTTGTCGCCGGAACGGGCCCGGCCGGTTCCCTTTTGACGCCACATTTTCCGCGTTCCGCCCGAGACGTCCTTGCGGTTCTTCGTCTTATGGGTACCCGCACGTCCGGCCGCCTGGTACGCCAGGACCGCCTCGTAGATCAGGTGGTTCTTCAATGGATAGTCGGCAAGAACGGGATCGACCTCGATCGTCCGCACCGTCTTGTTGTCCCAATTCTTGACAGCAACTTCAGCCATCATTCACCTCAGTCCTTGGCGCCCGTGCCGGTATCCGACAACGAGCGACGCACGACGACTGCAGAGCCCGGAGCACCGGGAACGGAGCCACGTACCAGCAACAGGTTTTTTTCAGAATCGACACGGACCACCGTCAGTCCCTTACAGGTAATCCGCTTATTGCCCATCTGTCCGGGGCCCTTCATGCCCTTCATGACCTTCGACGGTGTCGCCGACTGCCCGATGGATCCCGGAGAGCGATGGAACATCGAACCATGAGAGGCGTTACCGCCGCCAAATCCGTGACGCTTGATGACGCCCTGGAAGCCCTTGCCCTTGCTCACGCCGATTACATCGACCTTGACGATACCTTCGAAGATATCGACGGCGATCGCATCGCCGGGTTTGGGTGCGTCGTCCGCATCGGCATCGCCGACGAGCGGGAACTCACGACGGAGACGGGTCGGCGGGACGCCGGCCTTCTCGTGATGCCCCTTCTGCGGCTTGTTGGCCTTCTTGGCGGCCTTCGGATCGACGAGTCCCAGCTGTACGGCGTCGTAGCCGTCCTTCTCACTGGTCTTCTTCTGCACGACGACGCACGGACCGGCTTCGATCACGGTGACCGGAGTCACCTTGCCGTTGTCCTCGAACAACTGCGTCATCCCGATTTTTCTTCCGATAAGTCCTTCGATCATCTATCAACTCCCGCGTGCACGACGGCTACGCAGACTGCCCGAACGCTTTGATCTCAACATCCACACCTGCCGGCAAATCCAGCTTCATCAGTGCGTCCACCGTCTCCGGCGTCGGCTGGAGGATGTCCAACAGACGCTTGTGCGTTCGAATCTCGAACTGCTCACGCGACTTCTTGTCGACATGAGGGGAACGCAGAACCGTCCACTTGTTACGGACGGTCGGTAGTGGGATCGGTCCCACTACCTGAGCGCCTGTACGGCGAGCGGTATCCACGATCTCGGTTGTCGATTGATCGAGGATCCGATGGTCGTAGGCTTTTAGCCGGATTCTGATCTTCTCGTTCACCATGCTATTCCTGACTCGCGCCCTGTGGCGTGAGCTACTTGCGGTGTCGGGTAACGCGTTCCCAGCAGTGGGCAGCCATCATCCGAAGCCACGTTTCTAACGACAGGCATCAAACACCTCTACTCGACGATCTCAGTGACGGTGCCTGCACCCACGGTGCGTCCACCCTCACGGATGGCAAAGCGCAGGCCCTTGGTCATCGCGATCGGCGTTAACAATTCCACTTCGATCGTCACGTTGTCCCCCGGCATCACCATCTCGGTGTCGCCAGGCAGGTTTGCCGTTCCGGTGACGTCCGTCGTCCGGAAGTAGAACTGCGGTCGATAGCCGTTGAAGAACGGAGTGTGTCGACCACCCTCCTCCTTCGTCAGCACGTAGACCTCACCCATGAACTTCGTGTGAGGAGTGATCGATCCCGGCTTCGCCAGCACCTGACCACGCTCGACATCCGTTCGCTCCGTACCACGAAGCAACAGACCGACGTTATCGCCGGCCTCACCGGAGTCCAGCAACTTCTTGAACATCTCGACTCCCGTGACGACCTTCTTCTGCGTGTCACGGATTCCGACGATCTCCACTTCCTCGCCGACCTTCACGATGCCCTGCTCGATGCGACCCGTCACCACCGTGCCACGACCCGAGATCGAGAAGATGTCCTCGACCGGCATCAGGAACGGTTGATCGATGGCACGCTCCGGCATCGGGATGTAGGAGTCGACCTCCTTCATCAGGGCGACCACGCCGTCCTGCGCGTCGGCATCGCCCTCGAGGGCCTTCAGCGCCGACACACGACAGATCGGAATGTCATCGCCCGGGAACTCGTAGGCGCTCAGCAGCTCACGTACCTCGAGCTCGACCAGGTCCAGCAGCTCCGGGTCGTCCACCATGTCGACCTTGTTCATGGCGACGACGATCGCAGGCACACCCACCTGACGGGCAAGCAGGATGTGCTCGCGGGTCTGGGGCATCGGGCCATCGGCCGCCGACACCACGAGGATCGCCCCGTCCATCTGCGCCGCACCCGTGATCATGTTCTTGATGTAGTCCGCGTGACCCGGGCAATCGACGTGAGCGTAGTGACGCTCGTCCGTCTGGTACTCCACGTGCGCCGTCGCGATCGTGATACCGCGCTCGCGCTCTTCCGGTGCATTGTCGATCGAGTCGAACGAACGCGCCGTTACCGTGTCGTCGCCTTTGGCAAGCGTCGACGTAATCGCAGCCGTCAACGTCGTCTTTCCGTGGTCCACGTGACCGATCGTTCCCACGTTAACGTGGGGCTTTGAACGATCAAATTTTTCCTTGGCCATCGCTGCAGTTCCTCCTGAATGCCTTACAAGCTCAACCGTTACCCGCTACGCCCGCTACCCGTGCGACGACATCGTCGCCAACGGCACGAGGGACCGGATCGTAGTGAGAAAAGTGCATGGAATAGTTGCCACGTCCCTGAGAGAACGAACGTAACGCCGTCGCGTAGCCGAACATCTCCGCCATCGGCGCTCTTGCGTCGAGCACCTGCAAGCCCGCCCGGGTGTCGACACCCTGTATACGGCCGCGACGTTCGTTGAGGTTTCCGATCACATCGCCCACGTAGTCTTCGGGGACAACGATCTCGAGTTTCATCACAGGCTCGAGCAAGACGATACCGGCCTTGTGGCAGGCATCTCGAAACGCAATCGAGGCCGCTTTCTTGAAGGCGACGTCCGACGCGTCGGCCCCGCGGGACGATCCGTCCTCAAGGACGACGTCGATGTTGTTCATCGGAAAGTCGGCAAGGAGCCCGCCCTGCATCGATTCCTGGATGCCGGCACGAATCGCAGAGATCGACTCGCGCGGGATCGCGCCACCGACAGTCTCGCTACGAAACACCATCTCCTGCGTGTCGTCCGACGGAGCCACGCGAAGCCGCACGTAGGCATCCCGGTCGCGGGCGTCGGCCGACGCCTCACCGAGGATCGTCTCGCGATAGGCCACCTGCGGCTCGCCAACGATGGCGCTGACCTCGAACTCTCGTCGCAATCGATCGACCAAAACCTCGAGGTGAAGCTCGCCCATTCCGGCGATGACGGTTTGGCCGGAGACACGATCGACCTGAACCTTGAACGTCGGATCCTCGCGGGAGAGTCTGGCCAGCGTGGCGTCAAGCTTCTCCTGATCGAGCGCCGTACGCGCCTCGAGGACAAGTCGAATAACGGGCTCCGGGAACTGCATCGCCTCGAGCACGATCGGTGTCTCCGGGTCGCAGATCGTGTCCCCCGTCGCCGCCAGACCAAGACCGACGACGACAGCGATATCACCTGCCCCGACACGGCCCAACTCCTCTTGCCCGTCGGCGTGCAACTGCAACAGTCGACCGACACTTGCGGACTTGCCGCGAGCGGGGTTATAGACCTCGTCGCCACGGGAGAGGGAACCGGAGTAGACTCGGATGAACGCCAAGGAACCCACGACGGGATCGGTCGTGACCTTGAAGACCAACGCGGAGAAGGGCTCCGCGTCGGCAGGCATGCGTGAGAGTGTCCCGTCGACTGCCCCGACGGCGGCCAGCGGGTTTGCACCCTCGACCGCCGGCATATCAAGCGGAGACGGCAGGTAGTCGACGACGGCATTCAGCAGCGGCTCGATGCCCCTATTTCGGAAGGCGCTACCACACAGGACCGGCGTGAAGGACAGGCCGATGGTTCCGCGTCGTAGAACCTGGTGGATCCGTTGGGTGGTCTGCGGGTCCGAGACCTGATTCTCGCCGGTCAGTTCACCGGCCAGGTAGCTTCCCATCAGTTCGTCGTCAATTTCGCACAGCGCCTCGAGCAGTCGCTCACGGCCACGGGAGGCAGTATCGGCGAGCTCTTCCGGTGTGCGGATCGGATGAAGCTCTGCGGCGTCACGCCACTCGTAGGCTTGCAGCGTGACCAGATCGATGAACCCGCAGAAGGACTCACCGGAGCCGATGGGCATCTGAATCGGAAGCGGACGGGCAGCGAGGCGATCGACCATCTGGCGGCAGACGGCATCGAAATCGGCGCCCGCACGATCCATCTTGTTGACGATGGCGATCCGGGGCACCTCGTAACGGTCGGCCTGTCGCCAAACCGTCTCCGACTGCGACTCGACGCCACCGACCGCACAGAAGACGGCCACCACGCCGTCGAGGACGCGAAGCGATCGCTCGACCTCTGCGGTGAAGTCGACGTGACCCGGAGTGTCGATGATATGGATGCGCGTATCGCGCCAGAGGCAGGTGGTCGCGGCGGACGTGAGGGTGATGCCCCGCTCTTGGGCCACCCAGTCGATCGTAGGATTTGACCCGGTGAGAAACAGAATCCGCTCTGTCGTCGTCGTTTTACCGGCGTCGATATGGGCCATCAGGCCGATATTGCGGATTTGCTCCGGGGGAGTCGTCCGTGCCACTTCAAAGAACCTTGCGCCCTCACAACCAGGTCGTGAGCCGCGAAACTTCGGCCGATAAACTCGACCGCAAACCTCACCTGAACTACGTGTCTTCCGTGCCTAACTGACCTACTAACCTACCAGCGGAAATGAGCGAAAGCCTTGTTGGCCTCGGCCATCCGATGAGTATCTTCCTTCTTCTTGAACGCATTGCCGCGACCGTTGGCGGCGTCGAGAATCTCGTTGGCGAGCTTGTCTCGCATCGATTTCTCCGAACGCTGCCGAGAGAAGCTGATCAGCCAACGCAGGGCCAAGGCCATTCGACGGCTGGGTCGGACCTCGATCGGCACCTGGTAGTTGGAACCGCCGACGCGACGAGACTTCACCTCGAGGGCGGGCTTGACGTTGTCCACCGCCCGACGAAACACCTTCAACGCGTCATCACCGGCTCTCTCCTGAACCGTGGTCATGGCGCCGTAAAAAATCCCCTCCGCCGTGGAGCGCTTGCCATCCAGCATCATGCAATTGATGAACTTCGTCACCAACGGCGATTGATACAACGGATCCGGCAAGACCTTCCGTTTGGGGACATTTCCTCT encodes:
- the rplE gene encoding 50S ribosomal protein L5, translating into MARLIEKYAEDVAPALKSQFGYSSSMAIPKIAKVVINMGVGDAIQDSKLLDQAVDELSTIAGQRPAVTKARKSISNFKLREGMPIGCRVTLRGTRMYEFLDRLLNLALPRVRDFRGVSSRAFDGRGNYTLGVRDHLMFPEIDYNKVQKVKGMNICIVTTANTDEEARALLAGLGMPFIKKN
- the rplX gene encoding 50S ribosomal protein L24, with the translated sequence MNKIRIKKEDRVVIITGKYRDRTTPRRVLQVYPKRRMLLVEGVNLVKRHTKPNPQRNIKGGVIESEGPIHISNVMLLDPETKRGTRIGTKTLEDGRRVRMTRASGTILDK
- the rplN gene encoding 50S ribosomal protein L14 — protein: MIQMQSVLQVADNSGAKKIACINLAGGSRGKYASVGDIITASVKEATPDGNAKKGQVVKAVIVRTKSPQRRRDGSYIRFDQNAAVLINDAKEPIGTRVFGPVARELRDKKFMKIVSLAPEVL
- the rpsQ gene encoding 30S ribosomal protein S17; the encoded protein is MSENSQPESTNTRRRVTKVGIVASDKMDKTVVVRVDRTVVHRRYRRYIRKTTKFMAHDEANQCKIGDTVEIVESRPLSAHKRWRVQRIVRAAVTASGDAGAGTTE
- the rpmC gene encoding 50S ribosomal protein L29; amino-acid sequence: MATNLEKLGEMSPEELSKEEMSLREEIWKLRIQLTTGQLQDPQRVRRSRKELARVLTVRRQQELAATRGSES
- the rplP gene encoding 50S ribosomal protein L16, which codes for MLMPSKVKHRKQQRGRRRGNAQTGCTVSFGEYGLKALDNGWLTSRQIEAGRVAMTRSVKRGGKIWIRVFPDKPITKKPTEVRMGKGKGAPEAWVAVIKPGRILFEMEGVAEDIAKEAMRLAAHKLPFRTKFVKRLP
- the rpsC gene encoding 30S ribosomal protein S3; the protein is MGQKVNPYGFRIGINKTWRSRWYSEKKYSELLHEDLKLRDDLKKQLGHAGVSQIEIERAANKLRVNIHTSRPGIIIGRKGAEVDRLKEEIRKRTNREVFINILEIDKPEVDPQLVAEAIGTQLIRRVAFRRAMRKAVESALRFGAKGVKVRVSGRLGGAEIARSEWYLEGQLPLHTLRADVGYGFAEAKTTYGIIGIKVWIYRGESREIQIAKTAAR
- the rplV gene encoding 50S ribosomal protein L22 translates to MIATAKRKYLGVSAQKTRGVVDQVRGKNVGEALNILHFSPKLVARDLEKLLKSAVANAQQADPNVDVDELRISRALVNEAPPMRRSRHVAMGRIFPIIKRACHITFDLDIIGGKKNDASDDSAVSGG
- the rpsS gene encoding 30S ribosomal protein S19 gives rise to the protein MTRSVSKGPFIDRSLEKAVEEQTKKNDHKVLKTWSRRSTITPEMVSLTIAVHNGKKFIPVYITENMVGHKLGEFAPTRTFKGHAGRGGTSSR
- the rplB gene encoding 50S ribosomal protein L2, with translation MAIKKYKPTSPGRRHMTRMVRDSSGKNEPHKPLLRKLTKKAGRNNKGQISVRHQGGGHKRRYRVIDFRRDKIGIPGKVETVEYDPNRSADIALVCYADGERRYILSPNGLAVGTTILSSPEADIQPGNCLPMKAIPLGTPLHNIEMRPGKGGQLCRSAGTSAQLIAKEGRHALLRMPSGEMRKILAECYATIGQVGNLDHENASIGKAGRSRWLGRRPTVRGVVMNPVDHPHGGGEGRTSGGRHPVSPWGVPTKGKKTRNNPRTDDMIVRRRGRK
- the rplW gene encoding 50S ribosomal protein L23 — protein: MKNEFSIVRQPLITEKSTILREKNGTYCFRVHPNANKLEIAAAIEKLFVKDNVKVATVRTARVLGKTKRMGRFLGSRPNWKKAWVQLTPDSGEIEFFDAG
- the rplD gene encoding 50S ribosomal protein L4; translated protein: MAEVAVKNWDNKTVRTIEVDPVLADYPLKNHLIYEAVLAYQAAGRAGTHKTKNRKDVSGGTRKMWRQKGTGRARSGDNRSPLWRHGGVVHGPQPRDYSWSMPRKMRRNALRSALAENLRQGKIICLESLELASHQTGALEKAVTGLGLEGKTLLVARDAERNLELATRNNPRLTSARALGVSIVDLLNHDHIVISESAFQTMAEVLAR
- the rplC gene encoding 50S ribosomal protein L3; the protein is MIEGLIGRKIGMTQLFEDNGKVTPVTVIEAGPCVVVQKKTSEKDGYDAVQLGLVDPKAAKKANKPQKGHHEKAGVPPTRLRREFPLVGDADADDAPKPGDAIAVDIFEGIVKVDVIGVSKGKGFQGVIKRHGFGGGNASHGSMFHRSPGSIGQSATPSKVMKGMKGPGQMGNKRITCKGLTVVRVDSEKNLLLVRGSVPGAPGSAVVVRRSLSDTGTGAKD
- the rpsJ gene encoding 30S ribosomal protein S10; the encoded protein is MVNEKIRIRLKAYDHRILDQSTTEIVDTARRTGAQVVGPIPLPTVRNKWTVLRSPHVDKKSREQFEIRTHKRLLDILQPTPETVDALMKLDLPAGVDVEIKAFGQSA
- the tuf gene encoding elongation factor Tu; translated protein: MAKEKFDRSKPHVNVGTIGHVDHGKTTLTAAITSTLAKGDDTVTARSFDSIDNAPEERERGITIATAHVEYQTDERHYAHVDCPGHADYIKNMITGAAQMDGAILVVSAADGPMPQTREHILLARQVGVPAIVVAMNKVDMVDDPELLDLVELEVRELLSAYEFPGDDIPICRVSALKALEGDADAQDGVVALMKEVDSYIPMPERAIDQPFLMPVEDIFSISGRGTVVTGRIEQGIVKVGEEVEIVGIRDTQKKVVTGVEMFKKLLDSGEAGDNVGLLLRGTERTDVERGQVLAKPGSITPHTKFMGEVYVLTKEEGGRHTPFFNGYRPQFYFRTTDVTGTANLPGDTEMVMPGDNVTIEVELLTPIAMTKGLRFAIREGGRTVGAGTVTEIVE
- the fusA gene encoding elongation factor G; amino-acid sequence: MARTTPPEQIRNIGLMAHIDAGKTTTTERILFLTGSNPTIDWVAQERGITLTSAATTCLWRDTRIHIIDTPGHVDFTAEVERSLRVLDGVVAVFCAVGGVESQSETVWRQADRYEVPRIAIVNKMDRAGADFDAVCRQMVDRLAARPLPIQMPIGSGESFCGFIDLVTLQAYEWRDAAELHPIRTPEELADTASRGRERLLEALCEIDDELMGSYLAGELTGENQVSDPQTTQRIHQVLRRGTIGLSFTPVLCGSAFRNRGIEPLLNAVVDYLPSPLDMPAVEGANPLAAVGAVDGTLSRMPADAEPFSALVFKVTTDPVVGSLAFIRVYSGSLSRGDEVYNPARGKSASVGRLLQLHADGQEELGRVGAGDIAVVVGLGLAATGDTICDPETPIVLEAMQFPEPVIRLVLEARTALDQEKLDATLARLSREDPTFKVQVDRVSGQTVIAGMGELHLEVLVDRLRREFEVSAIVGEPQVAYRETILGEASADARDRDAYVRLRVAPSDDTQEMVFRSETVGGAIPRESISAIRAGIQESMQGGLLADFPMNNIDVVLEDGSSRGADASDVAFKKAASIAFRDACHKAGIVLLEPVMKLEIVVPEDYVGDVIGNLNERRGRIQGVDTRAGLQVLDARAPMAEMFGYATALRSFSQGRGNYSMHFSHYDPVPRAVGDDVVARVAGVAGNG
- the rpsG gene encoding 30S ribosomal protein S7 — protein: MPRRGNVPKRKVLPDPLYQSPLVTKFINCMMLDGKRSTAEGIFYGAMTTVQERAGDDALKVFRRAVDNVKPALEVKSRRVGGSNYQVPIEVRPSRRMALALRWLISFSRQRSEKSMRDKLANEILDAANGRGNAFKKKEDTHRMAEANKAFAHFRW